The Phycisphaerae bacterium DNA window AGCCGTAGATGCACTCGCCGTGAAGCTTCATCCACCGGCCGATCTGCTCCATCCGCGACACGAACGGCCGGGGCAGCGTCCCGTCCGCTTTGGGCCCGACGTTCAACAGCAGATTCCCGCCCTGTCCCGCGCACTCGACCAGCATGTCGAGCAACTGGTCCGCCGGGCGGAAACGCTCACCGTTGGTATAACCCCAGAGCCGCCACGTCGACGTCTGGCACGACTCCCAGAGCCGGTTCTCCGCCACGATCTGATGCTCCGGCGTGCCGTAATCGCCCAGCTTCTTCGACAACCCGTTGCCGGCTTGGGTCGGATCGTCATCGCCCAGCCGGTTGTTGATGAGCACGTCCGGCTGAAGCCGCCGCATCATCTTCACGAGCTTGGCGCTCTGCCAATCGGCCGCCGGATTCGGCCACGCCCCGTCAAACCACACCAGGTCGATCTTGCCGTAGTTGGTCAGCAATTCCCGCACCTGCCCGTGGACGTACTCGCGAAACGCCGACCAGCCCTCCGGATCGCGCCTCGCCCCCGCCCAGTACGCCGAAACCCGCCAGTCCGCCAGCGAATAGTACAATCCCAGCCGCAGCCCAGCCTCGCGAAACGCCCGAACGTACTCGCCCACCATGTCCCGCTTCGGCGCCAACGCCGCGCTGGTGTAGTCGGTCAGCTTCGAGTCCCACAGGCAATACCCGTCGTGATGCCGCGTCGTCAGCACGGCGTACTTCATCCCAGCGTCCCGCGCCACCCGCGCCCATGCCTGCGGATCGTACTTCTTCGGATTCCA harbors:
- a CDS encoding alpha-L-fucosidase, with product WNPKKYDPQAWARVARDAGMKYAVLTTRHHDGYCLWDSKLTDYTSAALAPKRDMVGEYVRAFREAGLRLGLYYSLADWRVSAYWAGARRDPEGWSAFREYVHGQVRELLTNYGKIDLVWFDGAWPNPAADWQSAKLVKMMRRLQPDVLINNRLGDDDPTQAGNGLSKKLGDYGTPEHQIVAENRLWESCQTSTWRLWGYTNGERFRPADQLLDMLVECAGQGGNLLLNVGPKADGTLPRPFVSRMEQIGRWMKLHGECIYGSQAGDVSEFITYGWQIRKGNNLYLVVRFWDGRETLHVAGLKTKPTSATLLTTGKKLTIRQEGEHLYLSPLPKQAPSELFPVIRLTFSRPPEPTQRAKGRLWGCDPMIYHPWAKKAWSGFGKGAIES